Below is a genomic region from Pseudarthrobacter sulfonivorans.
CGACACCGCCGGCGCCTCCGCCCGCCCATGGCTGACCGTCGTACTCGATGACTACTCCCGCGCCATAGCCGGCTACACCGTCTTCACCGGGGCGCCGACCGCGCTGCAGACAGCCTTGGCCCTTCATCAGGCCGTGCAGCGCAAAAATCACCCGGCTTGGCCCGTCATGGGTCTGCCCGATGTTCTCTACAGCGACTGACCGCGCCAAATATCGCCGCGAAAAACACGCCAAATAGCGCAGAGAATCACAAATTCGCCGGCCCCCGCTTTTGTGTCCGGAACACCGGCCGGCGGCACAGGAAACGGCTCCCCGGCCAGCCCGGCCATTGTCTAATCCGGTGTGCTCGCCAAGAATGAACCAATGACGGTCTACGTGCGTTCACTCGAAACTGCTGTTCCGCCCACCGTGCTGGTTCAGACCGAAGCCCGGGACGTTTTTGCAGCTCAGCCTGGCCTGACCAGGCTGGGCTCGCGACTGGTGAGTACTTGCTTCGATTCAGCCGCCATCGATACGCGCCATACCGCCGTCCAAGAAATGACCATGGCGTTCCGTTCGGACGATCCGCAGTTCTTTGATCCATCTACGGGCCTGCTCCTGAACCCCACCACCAAGGTGCGCAACGAGTTCTTCGCACGGGAGGTCACCAAACTTTTCATCGAGTCCGCCCGGGCTGCCGTGAACGCCTGCCCGGATCTGTCCTTGCTTGACATAACCCACGTCATTACCGTCTCCTGCACAGGATTCTTCAACCCCGGTCCTGACTATAAGATCGTCCGTGCGTTGGGGTTGGACCCTGCCGTCCAGCGTTATCACCTCGGATTCATGGGCTGCTATGCCGCCTTTCCGGCGCTGCGGGCCGCCAAGTCGTTCTGCGAAGCAGATCCGCAGGCCGTTGTCCTGGTGGTCTGTGCCGAGCTGTGCTCCCTGCACGTGCGGACTTCGAACGATCCCGACACCATCATGGGTTCGGCGCTGTTCGCCGACGGCGCGGCGGCAGCCATCATTACGGCCCGGAACGATCCGGACGCGCCTGCGCTGATGCAACTGGACCACTTCGAAACCGTCCTTACGCCGGTGGGCGAGGAATCCATGGCCTGGAACATCGGCGACCATGGCTTCGAAATGGTGCTGGGCAACTACGTCCCCCACATCATCGACGATCACATCATCGGCGCCCTCGCGCCGCTGCTGGCCCGGGATCCCTCGCTGCGCGGACTCCCCTACCGGGACATCCGCCATTGGGCCATCCATCCCGGCGGCCGGAGCATCCTTGACAAGGTCCAGACGCGCCTTGAACTCACCGACGAGCAACTCGTTCCGGCACGGGATACGTTGCGGGACTACGGCAACATGAGCAGTGCCACCGTGCTGTTTGTCCTCAGGCACATCCTGGAGCAGCCGCCGGTGGAGGGTGAGGAACGCATCTGCTCCATGGCGTTCGGCCCCGGACTCACGGTGGAGACCGGGCTCTTCACGAAACTCCGCCAGGCAGCCACCGGGAAACGGGCGGTGCAGCCAGAGGCGGCCTCGTCGCTGGTCTGACCTGTGTCCCTGATGCGGCAAAGGGCTGCGGACGCAGTGGAAATGATGGACCTGCCGGACTGTGATCCCACCAAACTGGAGCTCACGTACCGGCAATTCGGACTGGTGAACCGGCTCTTCTCCGGCTGGCGGCAGCTGTACTGCCGCGAGCTTCGCCCTCTGCTCTCCCACGACTCTGAAACCACGCTCCTCGACATAGGATGCGGCGGCGGGGACCTGGCACGCCAGCTCGCCCTCTGGTCCGCCCGGGACAAACTGCTGCTCGAGGTCACCGGCATTGACCCGGACGCCAGGGCATACAGCTACTCGTTACGCCGCCCCCACCACGCCTCAGTCCGGTTCCGCCAGGCGGACAGTGCCGACATGGTCCGCGAAGGTCGCCGGTTCGACGTCGTCATCTCGAACCACGTCATCCACCACCTCCAACCAGCGGACCTGGCTCAGCTCCTGGCAGATTCGCAAGCCCTGGCGCGCCGGATTTCCCTGCACAACGACCTCCGCCGGAACATCGCAGCCTACGCACTTTTCTCCCTGGCGGCCCTCCCCTTCCGCGGCTCGTTCATCCGTGCGGACGGCCTGACCTCGATCAGGCGCAGCTACACCCCGGCGGAACTCACCGCCGCCGCTCCCCCCGGCTGGCAGGTGGCGCGCCACTCCCCTTTCCATCAGGTCCTCATGCACGGTCCGGACCATCCCGATGGCTGACGTGGTGATCGTCGGCGGCGGACCCGTGGGTCTGTATCTCGCCGCCCTGCTGCTTCAGGAAGGCGTCGCGGTCCAGGTCCTTGAACAGCGGCTCCACCGGGAACACCACTCGCGAGCCATCGGCATCCATCCCCCCGCCCTCGCGGCGCTGAACAGGGCATCGGTGGCCAGCGCCATGGTTGATGCCGGCGTGCAGATCCGCGGCGGCATTGCAGTCAGCGGCGCGAAGACCGTAGGGTCAATGTCTTTCGCGTCGGTCTCGGAGCGCTTCCCGTTTGTCCTGTCGCTCGCCCAGGTCACAACGGAATCCCTGCTGGAGCGGCGTGTAGACGAACTCGACGGTGCGGCGCTCGTCAGGGGCGCCAGGGTGACGGAAATAGCGGACGACGGCGGACTGGTCACCGTCCGTGCTGCCGCCACCAAGACAGGGGGTGCCGGCACCCGGATCACCTCACGGTTTTTGGTCGCCGCCGACGGCTCTCGGTCCCTGATGCGCAGCCTGCTGGGCATCCCGGCCACGTCCCGAACCTATCCCGACCATTATGTGATGGGTGATTTCGAAGGTACCGGCAAAAACCTGAACGAAGCCGTCCTGTACCTCGAAGCCGAAGGGATAGTGGAATCCTTTCCGCTGCCGGGCGGTCTCCGCCGCTGGGTAGTGAGGGTTCCCCGGCCCGAACCGGTCCCGGACGCCGTCGAACTGGCACGGTTGGTCCACCACCGCACGGGGATCCGGCCGGACCCGGCCACCAACACCATGCTCAGTAGCTTCAGCCCGCGCTCCACGGTGGCGTGCCGATCAGTCTCGGGGCGGGCCGTCCTGATCGGTGATGCTGCCCATGAAATAAGCCCCATCGGCGGCCAAGGCATGAACCTTGGCTGGCTGGACGCGGCGGAACTCGCGCCGATCATCTGTGATGCCCTGGCGGGGAAACCGGTTGGCCAGCGCCTGCACGCCTATTCCGCCCGGCGTCGTAAGGCCGCGTCGGTGGCACGATGGCAGTCCGAAGTGAATATGACGCTGGGGCGCCCGCTGGGGCGGCCGCTCGTGGCCTTGAGGAACCGGGCAGTCAGCGCCGTGTCCGGCTTTCCGGCGGCCAACAGGCTGGTGGCCCGCCGGTTTACCATGCAGTAACCCCCGCGCCGAAGGGCTCCGGGTCAGGAATTCACGAAGTAGCAGTCGTAACTGTCCTGGCTGATGATCAGGCCGTCCCGGACTTCAAAGACCGACGACGTCCGGGCGCGGATGGTCTCCCCGGCATCCCAGTACCGCAGGTCCATCAGCGTCCGCGCCGACCAGTCGGCCTCCACCACAACCCGACCGCCTTCGCAGGTAGTGCGGCGGATCTCGAACTTCTGGTCCGCCACTACTTCGCCGCTTTGATCGAGGCCAGCCATCGCCTGGTCCCGCGTCCGCATGGAGCCTTCAGCCGCGAGTAGATGCGGCGCCTCGACCAACACGAAGTCCGCAGCGAGGAAACGGCCGATGGCCCCGCCGTCACCGCCGGCTTCCAGGGTCCGGATAAAGTCCAGGACAAGTTCCAGTGCGTTGGGTTCGGACGCAATCAGTTCAGCCATGGCATCGACATTAGCCGACGCGGCCGACGCCCTGCGGCGTCCGCCGCTAGGCTTTCCGCATGACCGCTGTATCACCGCCCACTTCATTCACTCCTGCGCACCTGAGGGAACGGGTGCAGGAAATCCTGTCTGCGGGATCGCTGCCGCCCATCGTCCAGGCCGGGAATCCCGTACTCCGCCAGCGGGCCGCGTCCTTCGACGGCCAGATCAGCGCCGCCGAGCTGGACCAGTTGATTGCCCTCATGCGCGACGTGATGCACGAAGCCCCTGGTGTGGGGCTGGCCGCCCCGCAACTCGGAATCCCGCTGCAGCTGGCAGTCCTTGAGGACCAGTACGACGTCGACCCCGAGGCCGCTGCACTGCGGCACCGTAGCCCGCTGGAGTTCCTCACCATCATCAACCCGCAC
It encodes:
- a CDS encoding class I SAM-dependent methyltransferase translates to MDLPDCDPTKLELTYRQFGLVNRLFSGWRQLYCRELRPLLSHDSETTLLDIGCGGGDLARQLALWSARDKLLLEVTGIDPDARAYSYSLRRPHHASVRFRQADSADMVREGRRFDVVISNHVIHHLQPADLAQLLADSQALARRISLHNDLRRNIAAYALFSLAALPFRGSFIRADGLTSIRRSYTPAELTAAAPPGWQVARHSPFHQVLMHGPDHPDG
- a CDS encoding nuclear transport factor 2 family protein — protein: MAELIASEPNALELVLDFIRTLEAGGDGGAIGRFLAADFVLVEAPHLLAAEGSMRTRDQAMAGLDQSGEVVADQKFEIRRTTCEGGRVVVEADWSARTLMDLRYWDAGETIRARTSSVFEVRDGLIISQDSYDCYFVNS
- a CDS encoding type III polyketide synthase, whose amino-acid sequence is MTVYVRSLETAVPPTVLVQTEARDVFAAQPGLTRLGSRLVSTCFDSAAIDTRHTAVQEMTMAFRSDDPQFFDPSTGLLLNPTTKVRNEFFAREVTKLFIESARAAVNACPDLSLLDITHVITVSCTGFFNPGPDYKIVRALGLDPAVQRYHLGFMGCYAAFPALRAAKSFCEADPQAVVLVVCAELCSLHVRTSNDPDTIMGSALFADGAAAAIITARNDPDAPALMQLDHFETVLTPVGEESMAWNIGDHGFEMVLGNYVPHIIDDHIIGALAPLLARDPSLRGLPYRDIRHWAIHPGGRSILDKVQTRLELTDEQLVPARDTLRDYGNMSSATVLFVLRHILEQPPVEGEERICSMAFGPGLTVETGLFTKLRQAATGKRAVQPEAASSLV
- a CDS encoding FAD-dependent oxidoreductase — translated: MADVVIVGGGPVGLYLAALLLQEGVAVQVLEQRLHREHHSRAIGIHPPALAALNRASVASAMVDAGVQIRGGIAVSGAKTVGSMSFASVSERFPFVLSLAQVTTESLLERRVDELDGAALVRGARVTEIADDGGLVTVRAAATKTGGAGTRITSRFLVAADGSRSLMRSLLGIPATSRTYPDHYVMGDFEGTGKNLNEAVLYLEAEGIVESFPLPGGLRRWVVRVPRPEPVPDAVELARLVHHRTGIRPDPATNTMLSSFSPRSTVACRSVSGRAVLIGDAAHEISPIGGQGMNLGWLDAAELAPIICDALAGKPVGQRLHAYSARRRKAASVARWQSEVNMTLGRPLGRPLVALRNRAVSAVSGFPAANRLVARRFTMQ
- a CDS encoding peptide deformylase, which translates into the protein MTAVSPPTSFTPAHLRERVQEILSAGSLPPIVQAGNPVLRQRAASFDGQISAAELDQLIALMRDVMHEAPGVGLAAPQLGIPLQLAVLEDQYDVDPEAAALRHRSPLEFLTIINPHYTAVGTESAAFFEGCLSLTGLQAVVVRPERVLLRFDTPGGRASEREFEGWQARIVQHETDHLHGTLYVDRAELRSLSSNAEYAANWAEPGIGKARAALGFLPENP